The following are from one region of the Camelus dromedarius isolate mCamDro1 chromosome 16, mCamDro1.pat, whole genome shotgun sequence genome:
- the NAGS gene encoding N-acetylglutamate synthase, mitochondrial isoform X2, which translates to MATTRLAWALWVAPAGRRLRGPRGTGSARRLSSSARRRAARGTSPGRRLSTAWAPAQPVREEAESTEDDSHSPAAKKPSWTPSPEPSVPPDSAEPPAGRSLVQRDIQAFLNQCGASPGEARHWLTQFQTCHHSADKPFAVIEVQDEVLKCRRAVSSLAFALAFLQRMDMKPLVILGLPAPTAPSGCLSFWEAKAQLAQRCKVLVDALRHNAATAVPFFGGGSVLGAAEPAPHASYGGIVSVETDLLQWCLESGSIPILCPIGETAARRSVLLDSLEVTASLAKALQPTKIIFLNTTGGLRDSSHKVLSNVNLPADLDLVTNAAWVSTRERQQMRLIVDVLSRLPHRSSAVITAASTLLTELFSNKGSGTLFKNAERMLRVRSLDSLNQGRLVNLVNASFGKKLRDDYLASLRPRLHSVYYSEGYFKHSDGSFSNKQWIFFWFGLADIRDSYELVNHAKGLPDSFCKPASDPGS; encoded by the exons GCCCCCGAGGCACCGGGAGCGCCCGGAGGCTGAGCAGCAGCGCGCGGAGGCGGGCAGCCAGGGGCACCAGCCCGGGGCGACGGCTCAGCACCGCCTGGGCGCCGGCCCAGCCCGTCCGAGAAGAGGCGGAGAGCACCGAGGACGACTCCCACTCGCCTGCCGCGAAGAAGCCATCGTGGACGCCCTCTCCCGAGCCCTCGGTGCCCCCGGATTCCGCCGAGCCGCCAGCGGGGCGCTCGCTGGTGCAGCGGGACATCCAGGCTTTCCTGAACCAGTGCGGGGCCAGCCCCGGGGAAGCGCGCCACTGGCTCACGCAGTTTCAGACCTGCCACCACTCCGCGGACAAGCCCTTCGCTGTCATCGAG GTGCAGGACGAGGTGCTCAAGTGCCGACGGGCCGTATCCAGCCTGGCCTTCGCCCTGGCCTTCCTGCAGCGCATGGACATGAAGCCGCTGGTGATTCTGGGGCTGCCGGCTCCCACGGCTCCTTCAGGCTGTCTTTCCTTCTGGGAGGCCAAGGCACAGCTTGCCCAGAGATGCAAGGTGCTGGTGGATGCGCTGCGGCACAATGCAGCCACTGCCGTACCTTTTTTTGGCGGCGGGTCGGTGCTGGGCGCTGCTGAGCCAGCCCCTCATGCCAG CTATGGCGGCATCGTCTCGGTGGAGACGGACCTGCTACAGTGGTGCCTGGAGTCGGGCAGCATCCCCATCCTGTGCCCTATCGGGGAGACGGCCGCCCGCCGCTCGGTGCTCCTCGACTCGCTGGAGGTGACCGCGTCGCTGGCCAAGGCTCTGCAGCCCACCAAAATCATCTTCCTCAATACCACGGGTGGCCTGCGGGACAGCAGTCACAAG GTCCTGAGTAACGTGAACTTGCCCGCCGACCTGGACCTGGTGACCAACGCCGCGTGGGTGAGCACCAGAGAAAGGCAGCAGATGCGGCTCATCGTGGACGTGCTCAGCCGCCTGCCGCACCGCTCCTCGGCTGTCATCACCGCCGCCAGTACACTGCTCACCGAGCTCTTCAGCAACAAGG gGTCCGGTACCCTGTTCAAGAATGCAGAGCGGATGCTGCGAGTGCGCAGCCTGGACAGCCTGAACCAAGGCCGCCTAGTGAACCTGGTCAATGCCAGCTTCGGCAAGAAGCTCCGGGACGACTACTTGGCCTCACTGCGCCCGCGGCTGCACTCTGTCTACTACTCTGAGGG gTATTTCAAACACAGCGACGGCAGCTTCTCCAACAAGCAGTGGATCTTCTTCTGGTTTGGCCTGGCTGATATCCGGGACTCTTACGAGCTGGTCAACCATGCCAAGGGGTTGCCAGACTCCTTCTGCAAGCCGGCTTCTGACCCAGGCAGCTGA
- the NAGS gene encoding N-acetylglutamate synthase, mitochondrial isoform X1 — translation MATTRLAWALWVAPAGRRLRGPRGTGSARRLSSSARRRAARGTSPGRRLSTAWAPAQPVREEAESTEDDSHSPAAKKPSWTPSPEPSVPPDSAEPPAGRSLVQRDIQAFLNQCGASPGEARHWLTQFQTCHHSADKPFAVIEVQDEVLKCRRAVSSLAFALAFLQRMDMKPLVILGLPAPTAPSGCLSFWEAKAQLAQRCKVLVDALRHNAATAVPFFGGGSVLGAAEPAPHASYGGIVSVETDLLQWCLESGSIPILCPIGETAARRSVLLDSLEVTASLAKALQPTKIIFLNTTGGLRDSSHKVLSNVNLPADLDLVTNAAWVSTRERQQMRLIVDVLSRLPHRSSAVITAASTLLTELFSNKGSGTLFKNAERMLRVRSLDSLNQGRLVNLVNASFGKKLRDDYLASLRPRLHSVYYSEGYNAAAILTTEPVLGGTPYLDKFVVSSSRQGQGSGQMLWERLRQDLQTLFWRSRVTNPINPWYFKHSDGSFSNKQWIFFWFGLADIRDSYELVNHAKGLPDSFCKPASDPGS, via the exons GCCCCCGAGGCACCGGGAGCGCCCGGAGGCTGAGCAGCAGCGCGCGGAGGCGGGCAGCCAGGGGCACCAGCCCGGGGCGACGGCTCAGCACCGCCTGGGCGCCGGCCCAGCCCGTCCGAGAAGAGGCGGAGAGCACCGAGGACGACTCCCACTCGCCTGCCGCGAAGAAGCCATCGTGGACGCCCTCTCCCGAGCCCTCGGTGCCCCCGGATTCCGCCGAGCCGCCAGCGGGGCGCTCGCTGGTGCAGCGGGACATCCAGGCTTTCCTGAACCAGTGCGGGGCCAGCCCCGGGGAAGCGCGCCACTGGCTCACGCAGTTTCAGACCTGCCACCACTCCGCGGACAAGCCCTTCGCTGTCATCGAG GTGCAGGACGAGGTGCTCAAGTGCCGACGGGCCGTATCCAGCCTGGCCTTCGCCCTGGCCTTCCTGCAGCGCATGGACATGAAGCCGCTGGTGATTCTGGGGCTGCCGGCTCCCACGGCTCCTTCAGGCTGTCTTTCCTTCTGGGAGGCCAAGGCACAGCTTGCCCAGAGATGCAAGGTGCTGGTGGATGCGCTGCGGCACAATGCAGCCACTGCCGTACCTTTTTTTGGCGGCGGGTCGGTGCTGGGCGCTGCTGAGCCAGCCCCTCATGCCAG CTATGGCGGCATCGTCTCGGTGGAGACGGACCTGCTACAGTGGTGCCTGGAGTCGGGCAGCATCCCCATCCTGTGCCCTATCGGGGAGACGGCCGCCCGCCGCTCGGTGCTCCTCGACTCGCTGGAGGTGACCGCGTCGCTGGCCAAGGCTCTGCAGCCCACCAAAATCATCTTCCTCAATACCACGGGTGGCCTGCGGGACAGCAGTCACAAG GTCCTGAGTAACGTGAACTTGCCCGCCGACCTGGACCTGGTGACCAACGCCGCGTGGGTGAGCACCAGAGAAAGGCAGCAGATGCGGCTCATCGTGGACGTGCTCAGCCGCCTGCCGCACCGCTCCTCGGCTGTCATCACCGCCGCCAGTACACTGCTCACCGAGCTCTTCAGCAACAAGG gGTCCGGTACCCTGTTCAAGAATGCAGAGCGGATGCTGCGAGTGCGCAGCCTGGACAGCCTGAACCAAGGCCGCCTAGTGAACCTGGTCAATGCCAGCTTCGGCAAGAAGCTCCGGGACGACTACTTGGCCTCACTGCGCCCGCGGCTGCACTCTGTCTACTACTCTGAGGG GTACAACGCGGCCGCCATTCTGACTACGGAGCCCGTTCTAGGGGGCACCCCGTATCTAGACAAGTTTGTGGTGAGCTCCAGCCGCCAAGGCCAAGGCTCCGGCCAGATGCTGTGGGAGCGCCTGCGGCAGGACCTGCAGACGCTTTTCTGGCGCTCCCGGGTCACCAACCCCATCAATCCCTG gTATTTCAAACACAGCGACGGCAGCTTCTCCAACAAGCAGTGGATCTTCTTCTGGTTTGGCCTGGCTGATATCCGGGACTCTTACGAGCTGGTCAACCATGCCAAGGGGTTGCCAGACTCCTTCTGCAAGCCGGCTTCTGACCCAGGCAGCTGA
- the TMEM101 gene encoding transmembrane protein 101 translates to MASKMGSRRWMLQLIMQLGSVLLTRCPFWGCFSQLMLYAERAEARRKPDIPVPYLYFDMGAAVLCASFMSFGVKRRWFALGAALQLAISTYAAYIGGYVHYGDWLKVRMYSRTVAIIGGFLVLASGAGELYRRKPRSRSLQSTGQVFLGIYLICVAYSLQHSKEDRLAYLNHLPGGELMIQLFFVLYGVLALAFLSGYYVTLAAQILAVLLPPVMLLIDGNVAYWHNTRRVEFWNQMKLLGESVGIFGAAVILATDG, encoded by the exons ATGGCGTCGAAGATGGGTTCGCGACGGTGGATGCTGCAGCTGATCATGCAGTTGGGTTCGGTGTTACTCACACGCTGTCCCTTCTGGGGCTGCTTCAGCCAGCTCATGCTGTACGCTGAGAGGGCTGAGGCGCGTCG GAAGCCCGACATCCCAGTGCCCTACCTGTACTTCGACATGGGGGCGGCCGTGCTGTGCGCTAGCTTCATGTCCTTTGGAGTGAAGCGGCGCTGGTTCGCGCTGGGGGCGGCCCTCCAGCTGGCCATTAGCACCTACGCCGCCTACATCGGGGGCTACGTCCACTACGGGGACTGGCTGAAG GTCCGTATGTACTCGCGCACAGTTGCCATCATCGGCGGCTTTCTTGTGTTGGCCAGCGGTGCTGGGGAGCTGTACCGTCGGAAACCCCGCAGCCGTTCCCTCCAGTCCACCGGCCAGGTCTTCCTGGGCATCTACCTCATCTGTGTG GCCTACTCGCTGCAGCACAGCAAGGAGGACCGGCTGGCGTATCTGAACCATCTCCCAGGTGGGGAGCTGATGATCCAGCTATTCTTCGTGCTGTATGGCGTCCTGGCCCTGGCCTTCCTGTCAGGCTACTATGTGACCCTGGCTGCCCAGATCTTGGCTGTACTGCTGCCCCCGGTCATGCTGCTCATTGATGGCAATGTTGCCTACTGGCACAACACGCGGCGCGTTGAGTTCTGGAACCAGATGAAGCTCCTTGGAGAGAGTGTGGGCATCTTCGGGGCTGCTGTCATCCTGGCCACTGATGGCTGA